A single region of the Mugil cephalus isolate CIBA_MC_2020 chromosome 4, CIBA_Mcephalus_1.1, whole genome shotgun sequence genome encodes:
- the LOC125006342 gene encoding twist-related protein 2-like yields MREEVCTNSPEGGLGASEEELERGSKKSLQTGNRKRSPYPKKDSLSQAEESSTGSPNSLLPSGPKRVKKSPTTIVTLAPTSLGPRSEPPFEELHSQRVIANVRERQRTQSLNDAFASLRKIIPTLPSDKLSKIQILKLASRYIDFLYQVLQSDEMDAKLASCNYLAHERLSYAFSVWRMEGAWAMSTSH; encoded by the coding sequence ATGAGAGAAGAGGTGTGCACCAACTCCCCTGAAGGAGGACTGGGGGCCAGtgaagaggagctggagagggggTCGAAAAAGAGCCTCCAAACAGGGAATCGAAAACGCTCCCCTTATCCTAAGAAGGACAGCCTCAGTCAGGCGGAGGAGAGCAGCACCGGCAGCCCCAACAGCCTGCTGCCGTCCGGGCCGAAGAGGGTGAAGAAAAGCCCCACGACGATCGTGACGCTGGCCCCCACGTCTTTGGGGCCCAGGTCGGAGCCGCCGTTCGAGGAGCTGCACTCTCAGCGGGTTATCGCCAACGTGCGGGAGCGTCAACGCACTCAGTCCCTGAACGACGCCTTCGCCTCCCTGCGCAAGATCATCCCCACGCTACCTTCAGACAAGCTGAGCAAGATCCAGATCCTGAAGCTGGCCTCGCGCTACATCGACTTCCTCTACCAGGTGCTGCAGAGCGACGAGATGGACGCCAAGCTGGCCAGCTGCAACTACCTGGCCCACGAAAGACTGAGCTACGCCTTCTCCGtctggaggatggagggggcCTGGGCCATGTCCACCAGCCACTAG